The proteins below come from a single Oscillospiraceae bacterium genomic window:
- a CDS encoding ATP-binding protein, with amino-acid sequence MDIENLIGETTEYDKKAALEVRKPKSWCKSVSAFANTLGGALIFGMADDGQIVGLTEPDSDAEKISEILKTRMEPIPEFRLRFHKTDDGKVLLILDVFKGEETPYYYSGDGTL; translated from the coding sequence ATGGATATCGAGAACCTGATCGGTGAAACAACCGAATATGACAAGAAAGCGGCGCTTGAAGTACGAAAGCCCAAAAGCTGGTGTAAGAGTGTCAGCGCTTTTGCGAACACGCTGGGCGGTGCGTTGATTTTCGGCATGGCGGATGACGGGCAGATCGTTGGGCTGACCGAACCTGACAGCGATGCTGAGAAAATCAGCGAGATCCTCAAGACGCGCATGGAGCCTATCCCGGAGTTTCGGCTGCGCTTTCACAAGACCGATGACGGCAAGGTGCTGCTGATCCTTGATGTGTTCAAAGGCGAGGAAACGCCCTACTATTACTCCGGCGACGGCACCTTATAG
- a CDS encoding AsnC family transcriptional regulator, with the protein MTLYRVEDYAFSKLRERYKKWTGNSFDNKDLVSFGLADEGGFLTNAGALIADESPIRWSRLFCTRWNGLDKSGGTMDALDDAEYSGSVLSLIENGEAFIKRNARMMWRKTPNSREELPEYVERSYHEALVNALAHRDYLVYGSEVHIDIYDDRLEIYSPGGMPDGSMIQDRDPLTVPSTRRNPVLADVFNRLGYMERKGSGFGKILNGYKAQINYTEDKRPTFRSDRYQFTVVMPNLNYGVPQDVPQRVPQGVPQDDLDAKILALIKKDNKISTEKLGMALGVSYKTIRRHIKAMGNVRYIGRGFSGHWEVDD; encoded by the coding sequence ATGACGCTTTACAGGGTGGAGGACTACGCCTTTTCCAAGCTGCGGGAGCGCTATAAGAAGTGGACGGGAAACAGCTTTGACAACAAAGACCTTGTTTCCTTCGGGCTGGCAGACGAGGGCGGCTTTTTGACAAATGCCGGCGCCCTGATTGCCGACGAAAGCCCGATCCGCTGGTCACGATTGTTCTGCACACGCTGGAATGGACTGGACAAAAGCGGCGGCACGATGGACGCGCTGGACGATGCAGAATATTCCGGCAGTGTGCTTTCGTTGATTGAGAACGGCGAAGCGTTCATCAAGCGCAATGCCCGCATGATGTGGCGCAAGACACCCAACTCGCGGGAGGAACTGCCCGAATACGTCGAGCGCAGCTACCACGAGGCGCTTGTCAACGCGCTGGCGCACCGCGATTATCTCGTCTACGGCAGCGAGGTCCACATTGACATTTACGATGACCGTCTGGAGATCTACTCACCGGGCGGGATGCCGGACGGCTCGATGATCCAAGACCGCGACCCGCTGACCGTGCCGTCCACCCGGCGCAACCCGGTGTTAGCCGATGTGTTCAACCGCCTTGGCTACATGGAGCGCAAGGGCAGCGGCTTTGGGAAAATTCTGAACGGCTACAAAGCGCAAATCAACTACACCGAGGATAAGCGTCCCACATTCCGTTCTGACCGCTACCAGTTTACGGTCGTTATGCCGAACCTGAATTATGGTGTCCCTCAAGATGTCCCTCAACGTGTCCCCCAAGGTGTCCCCCAAGATGATTTGGATGCCAAAATCCTGGCTTTAATCAAAAAAGACAATAAAATCAGCACCGAAAAACTCGGCATGGCACTGGGTGTCAGCTACAAAACCATCCGCCGCCATATCAAGGCGATGGGAAATGTCCGCTACATCGGTCGCGGCTTCAGCGGGCATTGGGAAGTTGACGATTAA
- a CDS encoding ABC transporter permease: MNTYKLIFRNVCKNIRDYLIYFLTLTLSVSLFYAFNSISDQPAFSNMGMTGTLLYRQLGIMLSTLSTMIAVVLAFLILYANQFLLKRRKKELGVYMMLGMKKGRISRLFAGETLCVGIIALGTGLLLGFFFSQGFSLITLRLFAINLEKFRIVFSAGALRQTVLCFTIIFFIVMLFNIRSVTNVKLIDLLTDGRKNESMQTENRILPVCLFLLSLLCIGISAALFNKNGILPSHENNLFQLAAAALVAGTFLLFYSLSAVFMQVASARKCFYLKGLNTFLVRQIGSKIRTNYLVVTVVCGLLTITICAVSIGASTALAMNKMSQSATPYDLNVLSNVSVDGDSDIAAYLAAHDITISNYAKATEQISVYEADMTYSELFEGQKVKFWPIDEKVPDSKVSVISISDLNRALAMQNKAPITLNDGQYLLNCNYNGTYRYVAAALQSHPEITVGGATLQRAEDKVLQETYIMTSVSNNDRGTLIVPDSVTASLEKDVNALLVQYKPDADSNEVLQKMIPIGLDSTHGYRYAEKNMMYETFYGLDALVSFLCCYIGLVFLLICAALLALKQLTETTDNVYRYGLLQKLGAGRRKIDHTLFVQTVVFFAIPLVVAGVYSAFLIGKAMAVVEEFMNIHIATNIGLTIVLFLLVYGSYFLATYLSCKRIVTEQRELEV, translated from the coding sequence GTGAACACGTATAAGCTGATTTTCCGAAATGTGTGCAAGAACATTCGTGACTATCTGATTTACTTTCTTACGCTGACCCTTTCGGTCAGTTTGTTCTATGCGTTCAATTCCATTTCTGACCAGCCGGCTTTTTCCAATATGGGCATGACCGGCACGCTCTTATATCGTCAGCTCGGCATTATGCTTTCTACGCTTTCCACTATGATTGCGGTTGTTCTGGCTTTCCTGATTCTTTATGCCAATCAGTTTTTATTGAAACGCCGCAAAAAAGAATTAGGCGTGTATATGATGCTCGGCATGAAAAAAGGGCGTATTTCCCGGTTGTTTGCAGGCGAAACGCTTTGTGTTGGCATCATTGCGCTGGGCACAGGATTGCTTTTGGGCTTTTTCTTTTCGCAAGGGTTTTCTCTGATTACATTGCGGCTTTTTGCAATCAATCTTGAAAAGTTTCGGATCGTGTTTTCAGCCGGAGCGCTTCGCCAGACCGTGTTGTGTTTCACAATCATCTTTTTTATCGTCATGCTTTTCAATATTCGGTCTGTCACCAATGTTAAATTGATCGACCTATTGACGGACGGCAGAAAAAACGAAAGTATGCAGACTGAAAACCGTATCTTGCCGGTTTGTCTGTTCCTGCTCTCGCTGCTTTGCATCGGAATTTCTGCCGCGCTGTTCAACAAAAACGGGATTCTGCCATCGCATGAAAATAATCTGTTCCAGTTGGCAGCGGCGGCATTGGTCGCGGGAACTTTTCTGCTGTTCTACTCGCTGTCAGCCGTTTTCATGCAAGTAGCAAGTGCAAGGAAATGCTTTTACCTGAAAGGTCTGAATACGTTCCTTGTCCGTCAGATTGGAAGCAAAATCCGAACCAATTATCTTGTGGTAACGGTTGTATGCGGATTGCTGACCATCACGATCTGCGCCGTGTCGATTGGCGCAAGCACAGCGCTTGCTATGAACAAAATGTCCCAATCTGCAACGCCCTATGATTTGAACGTGCTTTCCAATGTTTCGGTTGACGGGGACAGCGATATTGCTGCCTATCTCGCTGCACACGATATTACCATAAGCAACTACGCCAAAGCTACAGAGCAAATCAGTGTTTACGAGGCCGATATGACCTACTCTGAACTATTTGAAGGACAGAAAGTCAAATTTTGGCCGATTGATGAAAAAGTTCCTGACAGCAAGGTTTCCGTAATCTCCATTTCGGACTTGAATCGTGCCTTAGCCATGCAGAACAAAGCACCCATCACGCTGAACGATGGCCAATACCTGTTGAACTGCAACTACAATGGAACGTATCGGTATGTTGCTGCTGCATTGCAGAGCCACCCGGAAATCACGGTTGGCGGGGCGACTTTACAGCGTGCAGAAGATAAAGTTTTGCAGGAAACATACATTATGACGTCGGTTAGCAACAATGACCGCGGCACCTTGATCGTTCCCGATTCCGTCACCGCATCTCTTGAAAAAGATGTAAATGCGCTTTTGGTGCAATATAAACCCGATGCAGATTCCAATGAAGTTCTGCAAAAGATGATTCCGATTGGATTGGATAGTACACACGGCTATCGTTATGCCGAAAAGAACATGATGTATGAGACGTTCTACGGCCTCGATGCCTTGGTGAGCTTCCTTTGCTGCTATATCGGGTTGGTCTTTTTGCTGATTTGCGCCGCACTTCTGGCGTTAAAACAGCTTACCGAAACGACCGACAATGTGTATCGCTATGGCTTGCTGCAAAAGCTGGGTGCAGGCCGCAGGAAAATCGATCATACGCTTTTTGTGCAGACAGTCGTCTTCTTTGCCATTCCGCTAGTCGTCGCTGGCGTGTATTCTGCTTTCCTGATTGGCAAAGCAATGGCTGTGGTGGAAGAATTTATGAACATCCATATCGCAACCAATATCGGACTGACAATCGTTCTTTTTCTGCTTGTCTACGGAAGTTATTTCCTTGCAACGTATCTTTCCTGTAAACGTATTGTCACAGAACAGCGAGAATTGGAGGTCTAA
- a CDS encoding Gfo/Idh/MocA family oxidoreductase, which yields MKLRLGIIGAGNIASAHIQNVLDGKCPNIEIVAVADRKESRRQWAAEKLPDARIFTEGSDLIAAKCCDAVLIAVPHYQHPTLAIEAFRAGQHVMCEKPAGVYTLQVREMIAEADKHPELTFGMMFNQRTNCVYRKMKEMLDAGELGELKRVNWIVTDWYRTQFYYDSGAWRATWAGEGGGVLLNQCPHQLDTRKEFFTKILEVVSVLGGEQSEHV from the coding sequence ATGAAACTTCGACTTGGCATCATCGGCGCGGGCAACATTGCCTCCGCCCACATCCAAAATGTCCTGGACGGAAAATGCCCGAATATCGAGATTGTGGCCGTGGCCGACCGCAAGGAGAGCCGCCGCCAGTGGGCTGCCGAAAAACTGCCCGATGCCCGCATTTTCACCGAGGGCAGCGACCTTATTGCCGCCAAATGCTGCGATGCGGTTCTCATCGCCGTGCCGCACTACCAGCATCCCACGCTGGCCATCGAGGCGTTCCGCGCCGGGCAGCACGTCATGTGCGAGAAGCCCGCGGGCGTCTACACCTTACAGGTGCGGGAGATGATCGCCGAGGCCGACAAGCACCCCGAGCTGACCTTCGGCATGATGTTCAACCAGCGCACCAACTGCGTCTACCGCAAGATGAAGGAGATGCTGGACGCGGGCGAACTGGGTGAGCTCAAGCGTGTGAACTGGATCGTCACCGACTGGTATCGCACCCAGTTTTATTATGACTCCGGCGCATGGCGTGCGACCTGGGCCGGTGAGGGCGGCGGTGTGCTGCTGAACCAGTGCCCCCACCAGCTGGATACGCGCAAAGAATTTTTCACAAAAATTCTGGAAGTAGTTTCCGTCTTGGGAGGTGAACAGAGTGAACACGTATAA
- a CDS encoding tyrosine-type recombinase/integrase: MGELLTLKWEDIDFSTAQLHVRRTINRLAKYEAHDGENKTEIVFGTPKTKNSRRTIPLTRTMVDELTRWKKQQEQDKIRTGDKYTDDGFIVTNEFGHYFEQKTFKDYYDRLLKDADIGHFTFHALRHTFATRALERGMDYKTLSAILGHYSVAFTMDTYVHSMDEHKRREMDKMNDMFGMQYSISVENQPYPVLCTLSPDGCTAHVPDFPKVTTQAPTLDAALLEVKQQIQKALRQYKNPPIPTKQDQIVVPTNSVLVLVKAG, translated from the coding sequence ATGGGGGAGTTGCTGACGCTGAAGTGGGAGGACATCGACTTTTCCACCGCCCAGCTTCACGTCAGGCGTACCATCAACCGCCTTGCCAAGTACGAAGCCCACGACGGCGAAAACAAAACCGAAATCGTATTCGGTACACCCAAAACGAAAAACTCTCGCCGCACGATTCCGCTGACCCGCACAATGGTTGACGAACTCACTCGCTGGAAGAAACAGCAGGAGCAAGACAAGATTCGGACAGGGGATAAGTACACCGACGATGGCTTCATTGTCACCAACGAGTTTGGACACTACTTTGAGCAGAAAACTTTCAAGGATTACTATGACCGCCTGTTGAAAGATGCCGACATCGGGCACTTTACCTTCCACGCCCTGCGCCACACCTTCGCCACCCGCGCATTAGAGCGCGGCATGGACTACAAGACCCTGTCAGCCATCCTCGGTCACTACTCGGTAGCGTTCACAATGGACACCTACGTTCACAGCATGGACGAACACAAACGGCGCGAAATGGACAAGATGAACGATATGTTCGGGATGCAGTACAGCATCTCTGTGGAGAACCAGCCCTACCCTGTACTCTGCACCTTATCCCCGGACGGCTGCACCGCCCATGTTCCTGACTTCCCCAAAGTCACCACACAAGCGCCAACACTAGACGCCGCCCTGCTCGAAGTCAAGCAGCAAATCCAAAAAGCCCTACGCCAATATAAGAACCCACCCATTCCCACCAAACAAGACCAAATCGTAGTGCCAACCAACAGCGTGCTGGTACTCGTCAAAGCAGGGTAA
- a CDS encoding type IV toxin-antitoxin system AbiEi family antitoxin domain-containing protein gives MTKFEQLDSMLEQGNGYITTRAVTAQGISKPYFAEYARSRELERVAHGVYQSRDAWPDDMYVLHLRNSNIIFSHQSALALHGMMEREPHHIYVTVKQGYNATHLRKQGVIVHTVSPEIFTLGLTSASTTFGNTVPTYDRERTLCDVIRQRGAMDVQTYQTAIREYMLHGHKNLPHLIQCSRALKVEDDVRRYLEVFLL, from the coding sequence ATGACAAAATTTGAACAACTTGATTCCATGCTGGAACAGGGGAACGGCTACATCACGACCCGCGCGGTTACAGCGCAGGGCATCTCAAAGCCCTATTTTGCCGAATACGCCCGCAGCCGAGAACTGGAGCGTGTCGCGCATGGCGTATACCAATCACGCGATGCATGGCCGGATGATATGTATGTTCTCCACCTGCGCAACAGCAATATCATTTTTTCCCACCAGTCGGCGTTGGCGCTCCACGGTATGATGGAGCGCGAGCCGCACCACATCTATGTTACGGTCAAACAGGGTTACAACGCCACACATCTGCGCAAGCAGGGCGTGATTGTGCATACAGTTTCCCCGGAGATTTTCACACTGGGGCTGACCTCTGCCTCTACCACTTTTGGCAATACCGTTCCCACTTATGACCGTGAGCGCACACTCTGCGATGTCATTCGCCAGCGGGGTGCTATGGATGTGCAAACCTACCAAACTGCCATCCGCGAGTATATGCTGCACGGTCACAAAAACCTGCCTCATCTCATTCAGTGCAGCCGCGCACTGAAAGTTGAGGATGATGTAAGACGATACTTGGAGGTGTTTTTATTATGA
- a CDS encoding nucleotidyl transferase AbiEii/AbiGii toxin family protein — MIKTSRQLKDKIKNLAHGDSLKSQTLLRTYMMERFLERLAASQYNSHFVLKGGMLVSSMVGIHQRATMDIDATVVALPLTLEDATRTIQEIVNIDLQDGVVFSITNAESIMEEHDYPGLRFTLIGTLDGLRQKVKIDISTGDAITPQAIEYRYPLMFENRSLQIMSYNLETLLAEKLETIMYRGTSNTRMRDFYDIYMLTGKPGIAINDATLYRAFLATSNTRRTTGFIPQFAAILESVESNGEIQKIWNKFCKDNDYVLEHDWHKIMASVKIMENRLEQQRERAKRSHTLER; from the coding sequence ATGATCAAGACCTCACGACAGCTGAAGGATAAAATCAAAAATCTGGCGCACGGCGACAGCTTGAAATCGCAGACTCTGCTGCGCACCTACATGATGGAACGCTTTTTAGAGCGTCTCGCCGCATCCCAGTACAACAGCCATTTTGTACTGAAAGGCGGGATGCTGGTTTCTTCAATGGTCGGCATCCACCAACGTGCCACAATGGATATTGATGCCACCGTAGTCGCCCTGCCGCTGACATTGGAGGACGCTACACGGACGATTCAAGAAATCGTCAATATCGACCTGCAGGACGGCGTGGTTTTCAGCATTACCAATGCAGAAAGCATTATGGAAGAACATGACTATCCCGGCTTGCGTTTCACGCTGATTGGTACGCTTGACGGTCTGCGGCAGAAAGTAAAAATCGACATATCTACCGGCGATGCCATCACTCCGCAAGCCATTGAATATCGGTATCCGCTTATGTTTGAGAACCGCAGTTTGCAGATTATGAGCTACAATCTCGAAACGCTGCTTGCCGAGAAACTGGAAACCATCATGTACCGTGGCACAAGCAATACACGGATGCGCGATTTTTACGACATTTATATGCTAACTGGGAAACCCGGCATTGCAATCAACGACGCGACCTTGTATCGTGCATTCCTCGCAACCAGCAACACACGCCGCACGACTGGATTTATCCCGCAATTTGCAGCCATCCTTGAATCCGTAGAATCCAATGGCGAAATACAGAAAATTTGGAACAAGTTCTGCAAGGACAACGATTATGTCCTCGAACACGACTGGCACAAAATCATGGCATCCGTAAAAATCATGGAAAACCGGCTAGAGCAGCAGCGAGAACGAGCAAAGCGTTCACACACACTGGAACGCTGA
- a CDS encoding DUF4982 domain-containing protein — MILDFNADWRFYKADGSCRTVHLPHDAMLEEPRQENCQNGKDCGYFPGGKYAYEKTFSLPGEHLNEALTFLFEGVYQNAVVYLNGEKIAEHRYGYTEFTADATGKVRAGENTLRVTVDNSLEPNCRWYTGSGIYRPVHLMVKPKDGVRPVKIRTVSIAPAVVEVQTETEHAAVEIWDGAQCVAKGAPGVIEIPQAKLWDAEHPNLYTCVVKTENDEESVPFGIRTLTWSAKTGLCVNGKAVKLRGGCIHHDNGILGACGFADAEERRIRIMKKAGYNAVRCAHNPASRALLDACDRLGMYVMDEAFDGWYTPKTYHDYSRIFAENWQDDLTTMIAKDYSHPSVILYSIGNEVSETAFPQGVETADKLTRFVHALDDTRPVTAGINVLLNVYAQKGIGVYKESGPYKPEPLPPKQPEEKKKESGSAFFNMVTQNLGPLMFYMSKGKKGDAACRDVAEKLDVLGLNYAASRYEDDCKNYPNRLMVGSETIIGELPYNWAQVQKHTALIGDFAWAAIDYLGEAGIGQMIPQDTPGLPIAAGSGAIDLTGNITAESYFQQAVWSLRKAPYLGVRPVNWNGRKMTGSAWRMTNAVESWTWPGCEGQKATVEVYSDAEFVALYCNDKLIGKKRTKKFRAIFKLPYRPGTLKAVALDKSGIALGETTLQTAGQKTRLHLAPEKTTLRADGQSLCFIPITLTDTAGIWKPCVNAKVHLEIEGPAALQALGSAATQTDETYLGSSHTTWLGRALAVIRAGTEPGKVRVTVTAEGYEPQYVDLTVE, encoded by the coding sequence ATGATATTGGATTTTAACGCCGATTGGCGCTTTTACAAGGCAGATGGAAGCTGCCGCACCGTGCATCTGCCCCATGATGCCATGCTGGAGGAACCCCGGCAGGAAAACTGCCAAAACGGCAAGGACTGCGGCTATTTTCCGGGCGGGAAATATGCCTATGAAAAGACGTTCTCTCTGCCGGGGGAGCACCTGAATGAGGCACTGACATTTTTGTTTGAGGGCGTGTATCAGAATGCAGTCGTTTATCTGAACGGCGAAAAAATTGCCGAACACCGTTACGGCTATACGGAATTTACCGCCGATGCCACCGGAAAAGTGCGTGCCGGGGAAAACACCCTGCGCGTCACGGTGGATAACAGTCTGGAACCCAACTGCCGCTGGTACACGGGCAGCGGCATCTACCGCCCTGTGCATCTGATGGTAAAGCCGAAAGACGGCGTGCGCCCGGTAAAGATCCGCACGGTGTCGATTGCTCCCGCCGTAGTTGAGGTGCAGACCGAAACCGAACACGCGGCGGTAGAAATTTGGGATGGCGCGCAGTGCGTGGCAAAAGGAGCGCCGGGGGTCATCGAGATCCCGCAGGCTAAGCTGTGGGATGCCGAACACCCGAACCTGTACACCTGCGTGGTCAAGACCGAAAACGACGAGGAATCCGTCCCGTTCGGCATCCGCACACTGACATGGAGCGCAAAAACCGGTCTGTGCGTCAACGGCAAGGCGGTCAAGCTGCGCGGTGGGTGCATCCACCACGACAATGGCATTTTGGGCGCCTGCGGCTTTGCCGATGCCGAGGAACGCCGCATCCGCATTATGAAAAAGGCGGGTTATAACGCCGTGCGCTGCGCCCATAACCCGGCAAGCCGCGCCCTGCTGGATGCCTGTGACCGCCTTGGTATGTATGTCATGGATGAGGCCTTTGACGGCTGGTACACACCCAAGACCTACCATGACTATTCCCGCATTTTTGCCGAAAACTGGCAGGATGATTTGACCACTATGATTGCCAAGGATTACAGCCATCCCAGCGTGATTCTGTATTCCATCGGCAACGAGGTGTCGGAAACGGCCTTTCCGCAGGGCGTGGAAACGGCTGACAAGCTGACCCGATTCGTACACGCGCTGGATGATACCCGCCCCGTGACAGCGGGCATCAATGTGCTGCTGAACGTCTACGCACAAAAAGGCATTGGCGTGTATAAAGAAAGCGGCCCCTACAAGCCGGAGCCGCTGCCGCCCAAGCAGCCGGAGGAGAAAAAGAAAGAGTCGGGTTCTGCGTTCTTTAATATGGTCACGCAGAATCTCGGTCCGCTGATGTTCTACATGAGCAAGGGCAAAAAAGGCGACGCTGCCTGCCGCGATGTGGCGGAAAAGCTGGATGTTCTCGGCTTGAATTATGCGGCTTCCCGCTATGAGGACGACTGCAAAAACTATCCGAATCGCCTGATGGTGGGCAGCGAGACGATTATTGGCGAGCTGCCGTACAACTGGGCGCAGGTGCAAAAGCATACAGCGCTGATTGGCGATTTTGCATGGGCGGCCATTGATTATCTGGGCGAAGCGGGCATCGGTCAGATGATCCCGCAGGATACGCCGGGTCTGCCGATTGCGGCGGGCAGCGGTGCGATTGATTTAACGGGAAACATTACAGCGGAAAGTTATTTCCAGCAGGCGGTGTGGAGCCTGCGCAAAGCACCTTACTTGGGTGTGCGCCCGGTCAACTGGAACGGCAGAAAAATGACGGGCAGCGCGTGGCGTATGACGAACGCCGTGGAAAGCTGGACATGGCCCGGATGTGAGGGGCAGAAAGCCACGGTGGAAGTGTACAGCGATGCAGAATTTGTGGCGCTGTACTGCAATGATAAGCTGATTGGCAAAAAGCGCACAAAGAAATTCCGCGCGATTTTCAAGCTGCCCTACCGACCCGGCACACTGAAAGCCGTGGCACTGGATAAAAGCGGAATCGCCCTTGGAGAAACCACACTGCAAACAGCGGGACAGAAAACCCGGCTGCACCTCGCCCCGGAGAAAACGACCTTGCGCGCAGACGGTCAGTCACTCTGTTTTATCCCCATCACGCTGACCGATACGGCAGGCATCTGGAAACCGTGCGTCAACGCAAAGGTTCATCTGGAAATCGAAGGTCCGGCTGCCTTACAGGCCCTCGGCAGTGCTGCAACACAGACGGATGAAACCTACCTCGGCAGCAGCCACACCACGTGGCTCGGACGCGCTTTGGCTGTCATTCGTGCCGGAACCGAGCCGGGCAAGGTGCGCGTCACGGTCACGGCAGAAGGGTACGAGCCGCAATATGTGGATTTGACGGTGGAGTAA